One Natrinema longum genomic window, GAGCGCCCGGTCGATCTCCCTGCCGATGTCCGTAGCCCCGACGCGGTGGTTTACGAACAAGACATCTACCTCGGGATCGACTTGGACGACGAACGAGTCGGTGATCGCGTTCAGGAGCTGGCAAATGCTCACGGGCTGAGTCTCGAGAACCACAGCGACGTGCAACCCGTGTCGGAGCTATCCGATTCGGATATCGACCGCTGGAAAGCTGTCGGTGACGACCTCGTGGATATCGTCGACCGTGAGGGGCTTGATCCCGACCTGACGATCAGTGCCGTCTCTGGGATTCACGTCGGCTATCCCGATGCTCGTGGCAAGCATCAGGTTCAGAAGGCAAACGACCCGATGAACCGCCAAGCCGACACGCGATTGGAACTGCTCCCATACGCTCCGAGCAATCTCGACGAGTTGCGGGATCATCTCGATTATCACCTCCGTTGCCAAGTACGGGATTGCTTCATCAAGATGGGTCTCGTCCCACCGGAAGAGTACCAAGTACTCGGCTTCGGCAAGTTCCACGATGCCCGTAGTTACGACCACTTCGAGATGTATCCAGAGCTCCACAAACAGGACGGTAATCACACTCCACTCCTTTCATAATCGGGTCTGATGATCGAGGCTAGTCTCGATACCGTCCTGCTCACGCAACCCCCTCTTTCGTGCGAGAGAACCAATACTCGAGCAGAGGCCGAGTCCGACTCCTCGAGTGCCACGACGCACGCCCAGATCGCACAGCGATCGGAGAGGGCTGCGTCGGGTGGCTCGGGAACCGGAGCGTGGTCGTCGGGGCCGACGGACGAAGCGGCCGAAGACAGGTTCGGGATGGCGATCGAAGATCAGGAGACGAAAACGGAGCTCCTGCGCCAGGAGAAGATGAACGGGCTCGCCCAGGTCCAGCAGTGGGTCGACGAAGGGATGACTACCGAGGACATGGGGAATCCGCAGACGATGGAGGCGTTCCGACAGCGTCAGGCCGAGCGGCCCGCGGAAGTACCTCGAAACATCGAACGCCAGAACCGGCGTTCGGTCCTGCGCAGCGAGAAAGCCGCCAGCGATACCAGCCCGGCCGGGAACGCGGGCGTTCCAGATCCGGTTCGGGAGGTAATTCAGTCGAAAGGCCAGCCACTGGAGGGCGGAATCCAGCGGGCGATGGAAGACCGGATGGGCGATTCGTTCGGCGATGTACGCATTCACGCCGACGCGACCGCCGCGAAGGCCTGCGAAGAGATCAACGCGCGAGCGTTCACCGTCGGGAATCACATCGCGTTCAATCACGGCGAGTACGACCCTGAATCGCTGGAGGGCCAGCACATCCTCGCGCACGAACTGACTCACGTCCGCCAGCAGACCGGCGCGGATGTCAGCATGATGCCCCAGGAAGACAGTGGACTGGAAATCGATCCTGATCCCTCCCTCGAGCGGGAAGCCAAAGAGGCAGCCCAGCAGGCGATGGCTGACGGGCCAGTGACGATCAACCGGATGGGGTCGGAGATGCACATCCAGCGAATGCCCGACGCGGAGCAACTCCAGAATGGCCGTGAGCAGGCTGCGTCCCGAAATGACGAGATGACACTCGCACAGACGGTGGAACAACTCGAGGATCGGGTGTCATCGATCGAGGAAATCGTCACGGGCGAGGAGTCGGTGATGGACAGCGTCGGCAAAGCGCTCTCACAGGGTGCTGTCGGTGCGGTAGGGGGTTTGATTGGAGGCGTTGCTGGTACTATGGTCTCACCTGGCCTCGGTACTGTCGGTGGTGCTGCAGTGGGGCAAGAAATGGCTAAGGGGATGGCCGGTGACGTAACCAAGACGCTCACTGCCAAGGCCTACGACAAGGGAACGAATTTCGTCGCCGAGAAAGGCAACCAAGCCAGAGACTTCCTTGAACAACTCATTGAGGAGAAGGTCGACGAACTCCTTGGGGAGTCTGAACACGGCGGAAATACAAAGTTTAGGGATTGATAAGTATGAACGCAGAATTCCTTGGTGAAGATGACGTTGATATTGGCGTGGAGGTTGTTGATAACAATGGCGCATCACATCATATAGAACTGCATAAAAACAGCGGTGAAATCTATGCTCACCACTGCGAATCCTATGCTGATAATCCCCAAAACCGGACTTCTGAGGAAAACGAATACAATGAGCAAGCTCGAAAGTTCGCTCAATATTACGTCTACGCAGAGCAGGGATACGATACGGTGCCGTCGACGGACCATCCGGAGCGCATTAACGCTGTCAGGCTCGCTATTCAGGACCTCAACGACGACCGGTTCGTGGAATTGTTCGGCGACCTCTACAGCCAGCTGCGGAGTTACTACGACTACGACGCCGAACGACCGATCCCTGTTCCACCGCTGGCAGCCGACTCTGACAGCGTTCTCTACCGCCAGAACGTCTATCTCGGGATCGATCCGCTCGAGACGGACGTAGCCGCCGAGGCCGAGGATATGGCAACGGTCTACGGACTGGAGCTATCGGAGACATCGGT contains:
- a CDS encoding DUF4157 domain-containing protein translates to MIEASLDTVLLTQPPLSCERTNTRAEAESDSSSATTHAQIAQRSERAASGGSGTGAWSSGPTDEAAEDRFGMAIEDQETKTELLRQEKMNGLAQVQQWVDEGMTTEDMGNPQTMEAFRQRQAERPAEVPRNIERQNRRSVLRSEKAASDTSPAGNAGVPDPVREVIQSKGQPLEGGIQRAMEDRMGDSFGDVRIHADATAAKACEEINARAFTVGNHIAFNHGEYDPESLEGQHILAHELTHVRQQTGADVSMMPQEDSGLEIDPDPSLEREAKEAAQQAMADGPVTINRMGSEMHIQRMPDAEQLQNGREQAASRNDEMTLAQTVEQLEDRVSSIEEIVTGEESVMDSVGKALSQGAVGAVGGLIGGVAGTMVSPGLGTVGGAAVGQEMAKGMAGDVTKTLTAKAYDKGTNFVAEKGNQARDFLEQLIEEKVDELLGESEHGGNTKFRD